The DNA region GTTCCCCAGGGTGTTTCCCGCGATCAGTTCCtcgaggcgttggaggaaTTGAAGCGGGagttgggagaggagaaCGTCGAGGTGAATGACAAACCTTTGAAAGATGGGTGGTACATGGAGCACCCCAACACGCACGACATGATGACCATTttggatgaagaggagtTTGTCGCCGGGGCGGTTGCCTACCCGGGCAACACAGACGAGGTGGTCAAGATGGTGAAGTGGGCTAACAGATGGCTTGTTCCCATTTTTCCTATATCCATGGGGAGAAACCGTAAGTTctcacaaccaaccaactacggaggggtgggagcTGACGAAAACAGTGGGCTATGGCGGCGCCGCTCCGCGAGTGAGGGGTTCGGTCACGGTTgatctggggaggaggatgaataAGATACTGGATATCAACCCCCAGGATTATACCTGTTTGGTTGAGCCGGGGGTGTCGTTTTACGGGTTGTATGAAgagcttgggaggagggggttgagggagcaCATGTGGGTTGACACGCctgatttggggggggggagcatCATTGGGAATACGGTTGATCGCGGGGTTGGGTATACCCCTTATGGGGATCACTGGGCTTGTCATTcgggtttggaggtggtgttgcctACTGGGGAGGTGATTaggacggggatgggggcgttgacggaggggggggagaataCTTGGGGGGTGTTTCCTTATGGGTTTGGGCCTTATTCTGAGTGAGTTCTTCTGGGGGGTagagggggggaaagaagCTGACGGGAACAAACAGTGGGATTTTTTCGCAGAGTAATTTTGGGATTGTGACCAAGATGGGGATGACGCTGATGCCAAATCCGGGGGGGCATGAGAGTTTTGTAAGTGGCGACACACAGCACAGAAAGGGAGGAGATACTGACCTCGACAGATGTACACCTTTCCCAAGGAAGAAGACCTCGGCCCTCTTGTATGCTCCCCCTACCCCCTATCACCCCCATATCCCCAACtaaccccccttcctccccttttccgaCCAGATGGAAATCATCCGCCCCCTCCgcatctccaccatcctcgaaaACGTCGCCCAGCTCCGCCACGTAACCCAAACCATCGCCGCCGCTGGCCTCCCAAAATCACACTTCTTCTCCGGCAGTGGCACCATCCCCCCCGAAATAATCcactccgccgccgccgcctccccggTAGGCGACCACACCTGGGCCTACTACGGCATGTCCTACGGCCCGCCCCACATCCGCTCCTACAAactcgccatcatcgacgcCGAGTTCAGCAAAATCCCCGGCTGCCGCAAAatcgacccctccaccctccccgaggACGAATATTTCTGGTCCCGAGACAGAATCGCCTCCGGAACACCCGATATCCACGAACTCCGCTGGGTGAACTGGGCCCCCAACGGTGCTCACATTGCCTTTTCCCCTGTCTCCCCTATCCGTAGTGCTGATGCTACGAAACTCTTCCAGCTGGGCAAGAGGATTCATGAAAAGTACGGGATTGATTTCATGCCTGCTTTTATTGTTGGACTGAGGGAGATGCATTTGATTGTGGAGATTGTTTTTGATAGGGATGacagggaggagaaggagagggcgttgGAGTGTCTGAGGGATATGGTTGATGAGGCTGCGAGGGAGGGGTACGGGGAGTATAGGACGCATTTGGTGCTGATGGATCAGGTGGCGGGTACGTAtgggtggggtgggggggcgCTGGGAAGGTTTAATGAAAGGTTGAAGGATGCGTTGGATCCGAATGGGATATTGGCGCCGGGGAGGtgtgggatttggggggaAAGGTATagagggcgggggtgggagatggggagggggagtgagggggggagcgagggagacggggttggggggagggtgctaTAACTGGTGCAACTGTACGATGGAGCTGGATCGACAGGATGGATAGTTCACGTGGATTATGTCGACACCTGACGTTATCATCTGTTGAGCCCAAACACGAGAATAATCacgtggtggttggtgacaGAAACAATACCTAGCTTAGTCCATGCTCAATACCGTGTTACCTTGCTCGCGCATGCGGATCTTACATGCACGCTTGGTCTTGGGTAGTCACAAGGCAGTTTCGCCGGTGTCCTTTGCGTTGTCGCTCGAAACCAAGGGTTCAGGAAGAGCCAGATGCTAAATGTGGCATCATGGCACCGAAATCGTTGTGTTTATGCTTTGAAGCGGCAACTTGCCTACCTGGTATACATGGAAACATTAATTTACACTTATACGCATCTCATAAGCAGGAGCCAGGCGATTTAAATAACAAGGTCATCAGGTCTAACCGTGTCTTCTGCTGTTTCCCAGCAGGTCTCCTCGCACTCATAATTTCGTAGTTCTAAAACCGAAACTTGGCAGGAGATAGCACCTCTGCGCCAAATGTGGACAAATTTCCTGCGGTGTTGAATGCATAGACACCAATGGCACCATCTCACTGATTAGCATTTCAAGGTCTTTGGTATTAGAGGGTATCGTCACGTAGGCCATCAAGTCAACTGGGCGAGTGGGCAAGAGCATCCATTGCGTACGCGCAGCGCAGAACAGTCGCCTACGAAGCCAAGGTATCATCGGTGGTGTGTGTGCACCTGCCTGTCCGGACCAACTGCCAGTGCCCCCGCAGCTCGACCCTGACATTCGGTCCCGTGAGAGACACaaccttttttctttttgccgCAGCGGTTCTCGTTTATCTCAGATTCAGACGACCTTCCTGGTGGTAGGTGCGGTGCGTTAGGTGTGGCCCAGTTATTGAGAACAGCGCCTGGCAAATCTTCCCCCTGAATAAGTGGGCCCACCAGCCACATCCAGCCATTGCCAGGCGCGTGGTCTGAAACTGAGATAAGTTCTCATATCTCTTGGTTATCGGGTAGTGGCATCCGAATCGTGACACCTTGTTGCCCTCATGGCAACTCTGGGATTTCCAATGCGGCGCACATCAAGCACTTGGTGCTGAGTTACGACAGGGACCAACAGCAGAGGTACCCCGAGCAGCGATTCACGCAGAACGATtgcaggagatgcacaaCATGTTGAAAGAAACACTCGAATTCGTCAAGGAACGAATGCGCACCCATTACGACAAGCATAGGGTCGAGGGACCTcccctcgaggagggagataaaGTGTTCCTTCTCACACGCAATCTTCACACGAAACGACCAAGCAAGAAACTGGATTTCAAGAAGATCGGGCCATTCGAGATCAAGAAAAAGATCTCAACATCTAACTACGAATTATCCCTTCCCGATTCCATGCGAGTACGAACGAAAGTATTCCATATTTCCCTCCTTGAACCAGCCCCAGAGAAAGCAAAACTCGAGACACggctcgaggtggtcgacgacgaagaagaatttGACGTCGAAGATATTCTGGATTCACGGATCAGCAATAACGAACTCCAATATCTCGTCAAATGGTTAGATTACGGACCAGAGTCTAATTCGTGGGAACCTGTCGACTTCCTGGACTGCCCggagaagctccagcagtTTCACCGACAGAACCCAGACCGACCTGGAATAAAAGATTTGGATCCAGGGATGACCAGTCGACATCCGAAAAATCAAGGTTACCAGCGTCCCCAAAAGACAACAGGGAACGATCGACCTCTACGACTGGGAACTCCGATTCCCGAGTAACAGCAGGATCAGCAACCTCCGCCTGTTcccccgcttcttcttcccccaaTAGAGCATATTCCCGAGAAAATGCCTCACCCGCCTTCAACTCCAGTGCGCGAGACTGAGCCTCCAGATGAAGGAACTTCGAAAgcgtctcttccttctcctggtcTAAGCGCTGCTTCTCACCTTACAATTGGTAAGCTTCAACCGCTTACAACGAGAGCAATCGACGGGCATGACGAAACCGAAAGTATTGGCGTAATCAACAGGGGAATAACGACGTTCAGTAGAAGATCGCGGTTGCGACTTCTTTCTTTGAGTTTTTTGATAATTCTTCTGCACCCTGTTAGCAGACACTTTAGAAAAGAATGAAAGGGAAAACTTACAGTCACAACGACAATTTCCTAGCGTCAAGGGTCTTCGAGGCGAAGaccagggaggagaggaaacgtgttacgccccaagcgtaatacccctgtacaggaaccactgggtggtacctgtcagaaagaaaggagtcttactagcaaggagttcatggtctgttagcggtggccatggtctgttagcggtggccatggtctgttggccgcggccaaaagcaagcaatacaagcacactgagcaaggtacaaggatacctcagaaacatatgtggatagcttcacataaataggggggagcgccgggcgctccccgtgtcgaggaatctgattcctcatgcaagcaattcaagttcatttgtctacaatctactctcagtagctctttgttagaacaacctgttgttgacagtgaacccgtgtctgagacgcttgtcacaaccttcgatcatcctgtcatattcaccttcggcgtactgccttgcagtctgtatccatttctggtgcaggttgtaacacacGGCTCGCCAGTATTCCGGCTACCCCAGCATGGAACGACGAATTCCTCGCCCGAATCAAAACAGCTGCCCACCAGGATGCCGACTACACCAGAGACCTGGTCGCACCGCCTAAGAACGAGCACGAGGACCATGGTCTACTGTACCATAACAACCTGTTGAGGATCCCCAAAGACCCCGCGTTACGCAACGAGATCTTCAAGTCTGAGCACGACGCAGTCGTTGCCGGCCACCTGGGGATGGACAGAACTATCGACCTTATTCGACGCAGTTTCTGGTGGCCAGGTATGGATCAGGATATCCGCGAATACGTACGAGGGTGCAGAGAGTGCCAGCAAAACAAGAACCCTCGCCATGGCACCTTCGGGCTGCTCCAACCAATGGAGATCCCTTGGAAGCCGTGGAGAGCGATTtccatggacttcatcacgGACCTTCCACTGTCCTCTGGATGCGACTCGATCTGGGTCATCGTGGACATGTTCACGAAGATGGCACACTTCATTCCCCTACGCGTTGAAGCGAAGAAGACTGACGACCTGATCCGGATTTTCGCGCGCGAGTATTGGCGACTTCACGGCGTCCCAGCGGACATCATTTCTGGTCGAGACTCACGCTTCACCGCCCACCTGTGGAAAGACTTCCTGAAGCTCGTCGGTATCAACAGTCGCATGAGCACAGCCTTCCATCCGCAGACAGATGGACAGACAGAAATCGTTAACCAAGAATTAGAGATGTATCTCCGTGCCTTTGTCAACTACGAGATGGCTAACTGGAATGAGTTACTCCCTATGGCAGAATTCGCGTACAATAACGCTCGCAAGTCGACTACAGGCATGTCGCCTTTCTTCGCCAACTATGGCTATCACCCTGCTTCCAATAACCCCTCCTCGAATACCACCGTCCACAATCCCCTCGAGTCGGCTGTACGCACACTGGATGACCCAAGTTCATAAGGAAGCGCGGAAAAGCACTAGAGGAC from Podospora pseudocomata strain CBS 415.72m chromosome 3, whole genome shotgun sequence includes:
- a CDS encoding hypothetical protein (COG:C; CAZy:AA4; EggNog:ENOG503NZZV), which gives rise to MSSGSSTPEATTPIPTLPETHSGIPPYLLPKATRAKEAVFSGRTKPAKPRSREVPVVPQGVSRDQFLEALEELKRELGEENVEVNDKPLKDGWYMEHPNTHDMMTILDEEEFVAGAVAYPGNTDEVVKMVKWANRWLVPIFPISMGRNLGYGGAAPRVRGSVTVDLGRRMNKILDINPQDYTCLVEPGVSFYGLYEELGRRGLREHMWVDTPDLGGGSIIGNTVDRGVGYTPYGDHWACHSGLEVVLPTGEVIRTGMGALTEGGENTWGVFPYGFGPYSDGIFSQSNFGIVTKMGMTLMPNPGGHESFMYTFPKEEDLGPLMEIIRPLRISTILENVAQLRHVTQTIAAAGLPKSHFFSGSGTIPPEIIHSAAAASPVGDHTWAYYGMSYGPPHIRSYKLAIIDAEFSKIPGCRKIDPSTLPEDEYFWSRDRIASGTPDIHELRWVNWAPNGAHIAFSPVSPIRSADATKLFQLGKRIHEKYGIDFMPAFIVGLREMHLIVEIVFDRDDREEKERALECLRDMVDEAAREGYGEYRTHLVLMDQVAGTYGWGGGALGRFNERLKDALDPNGILAPGRCGIWGERYRGRGWEMGRGSEGGSEGDGVGGRVL